A window of the Helianthus annuus cultivar XRQ/B chromosome 4, HanXRQr2.0-SUNRISE, whole genome shotgun sequence genome harbors these coding sequences:
- the LOC110914358 gene encoding DNA ligase 1-like, with amino-acid sequence MKETLDDFIKRNEEAKAAKAAAQEPEGVAHTDSSDADGESSDIESEIDKSKIGVGKITLKKKPRKKKKGSDEEVETYIPTPQAEKKKGVLKRKANPQGVIPRRARVRKGSASVPEIQSGAPEVEVEKVDKPEVEKKGDDEDGVVITGERVSTPPLSPENPTIHIPDDPKQSPPKKDTTPGLFEGFPNIHGEFKDNILPDEDYDMFHDATIKDLTKKVSLLEKGKAKAEADRDELKKKLAKAEKINEEMKSVVNDHAERIDALTEDLADNAKLIDQLTNELSKVNARYENMNETNQTLHQMLDDLHEASSNENKVLKLEIEALRADKAVKDEQLNMLYVVVEHKLGIDVQDVYNDLEIQRVEQRRIAREKELAKEATQRKKELIVGTQEVGGSSSQPKGDVEMVDAGVNAEEEHMDVDQDPRFVLVADSVSLPYSFHDIIRLVQVEQHKRKVREPEMKLLRYKEEEKEEEEEEKLDDQELKDIFDDIDNYVPENDDDDDD; translated from the exons ATGAAGGAGACACTAGATGATTTTATAAAGAGAAATGAGGAAGCTAAAGCTGCTAAAGCTGCTGCACAA GAACCTGAAGGCGTTGCTCATACGGATTCAAGTGATGCTGATGGTGAATCAAGTGATATAGAGTCTGAGATTGATAAGTCGAAGATTGGTGTTGGAAAGATTACCTTGAAAAAGAAGCCTCGGAAGAAGAAAAAGGGTTCTGATGAAGAGGTAGAAACATATATTCCTACACCACAAGCAGAGAAAAAGAAAGGCGTTCTAAAACGAAAAGCAAATCCTCAAGGTGTTATTCCTAGGAGAGCCAGAGTAAGAAAGGGATCTGCATCAGTTCCTGAGATTCAGAGTG GTGCTCCAGAGGTTGAGGTTGAAAAGGTTGATAAGCCTGAGGTTGAAAAGAAAGGTGATGATGAAGATGGGGTAGTAATTACAGGTGAAAGAGTATCTACACCACCACTATCACCAGAAAATCCAACCATTCATATTCCTGATGATCCAAAGCAATCACCGCCAAAGAAAGATACTACTCCGGGCTTATTTGAAGGTTTTCCTAACATTCATGGTGAATTTAAGGATAATATTCTTCCTGATGAAGACTATGACATGTTTCATGATGCAACGATCAAGGATCTAACAAAGAAAGTAAGTCTTTTGGAGAAAGGAAAGGCCAAAGCAGAAGCTGATCGTGATGAGTTGAAAAAGAAACTTGCTAAGGCTGAGAAAATAAATGAAGAGATGAAGTCAGTAGTGAATGATCATGCTGAAAGAATTGATGCATTGACAGAGGATCTGGCTGATAATGCTAAACTCATTGATCAACTCACTAATGAGCTTTCAAAAGTGAATGCAAGATACGAGAACATGAATGAAACAAACCAGACGTTGCATCAAATGCTCGATGATCTTCATGAAGCGTCTTCCAATGAAAACAAAGTTTTAAAGCTAGAGATAGAAGCTCTAAGGGCAGACAAGGCTGTGAAAGATGAGCAGTTGAATATGTTATATGTTGTTGTGGAACACAAGCTTGGAATCGACGTCCAAGATGTGTACAATGATTTAGAGATTCAGAGGGTTGAACAAAGAAGAATTGCTAGGGAGAAAGAGTTGGCGAAAGAAGCAACTCAGAGGAAGAAAGAGTTGATTGTTGGGACTCAAGAAGTTGGAGGTTCTTCGAGTCAGCCTAAAGGTGATGTTGAGATGGTTGATGCAGGGGTAAATGCAGAAGAGGAACATATGGATGTTGATCAAGATCCAAGATTTGTACTTGTTGCTGATTCAGTCTCTCTACCTTATAGTTTTCATGATATAATCCGTTTAGTGCAAGTTGAACAACATAAACGGAAGGTGAGAGAACCTGAAATGAAGTTACTACGTTataaagaagaagagaaagaagaagaggaagaagagaagCTGGATGATCAAGAGTTGAAGGATATATTTGATGACATCGACAACTACGTTCcagaaaatgatgatgatgatgatgattaa
- the LOC110912682 gene encoding uncharacterized protein LOC110912682 isoform X2 has translation MEKRTREYLQVTDEHSDRVAGINTSPLRPELSYCFYDDLALKGIRVDQLQPGSISCSFTIPPRLTDRNGDLANGAIATFVDLIGGALLHEMDVPMKVSVDMSISYLSTAKINVFWIVSC, from the exons ATGGAGAAGAGGACGAGAGAATACCTGCAAGTAACCGACGAACATTCCGATCGAGTTGCCGGAATCAACACCTCTCCCCTGCGACCGGAACTCTCCTACTGCTTCTACGACGACTTGGCACTCAAAGGCATTCGAGTTGACCAATTACAACCTGGTTCCATCTCCTGCTCCTTCACGATCCCCCCTCGCCTCACT GATCGGAATGGAGATCTGGCGAATGGCGCGATTGCCACCTTTGTAGATCTGATTGGTGGAGCTTTGTTGCATGAGATGGATGTGCCTATGAAGGTTTCTGTGGATATGTCTATTTCGTATCTGTCTACAGCCAAGATtaat gtattttgGATAGTTagctgctag
- the LOC110912682 gene encoding acyl-coenzyme A thioesterase 13 isoform X1, producing MEKRTREYLQVTDEHSDRVAGINTSPLRPELSYCFYDDLALKGIRVDQLQPGSISCSFTIPPRLTDRNGDLANGAIATFVDLIGGALLHEMDVPMKVSVDMSISYLSTAKINDELEISAKLLGGKGAYNGTLVHVKNKASGVLIAEGRHSLFSKPVSKI from the exons ATGGAGAAGAGGACGAGAGAATACCTGCAAGTAACCGACGAACATTCCGATCGAGTTGCCGGAATCAACACCTCTCCCCTGCGACCGGAACTCTCCTACTGCTTCTACGACGACTTGGCACTCAAAGGCATTCGAGTTGACCAATTACAACCTGGTTCCATCTCCTGCTCCTTCACGATCCCCCCTCGCCTCACT GATCGGAATGGAGATCTGGCGAATGGCGCGATTGCCACCTTTGTAGATCTGATTGGTGGAGCTTTGTTGCATGAGATGGATGTGCCTATGAAGGTTTCTGTGGATATGTCTATTTCGTATCTGTCTACAGCCAAGATtaat GATGAACTGGAGATTAGTGCAAAGCTTCTGGGTGGAAAAGGAGCCTATAATGGAACTCTTGTTCATGTAAAGAACAAAGCTTCGGGTGTGTTAATTGCTGAAGGACGGCATTCATTGTTTAGTAAACCAGTTAGCaaaatttga
- the LOC110912681 gene encoding uncharacterized protein LOC110912681 isoform X1, which produces MEEGKFLGFIVTKDGFKVNPDKVQAIERMPSPSTIKEMQKLAGWLAALNRFLANHTAKSFPFIKTLRNCMKKSQFQWTPEAESTFREMKDCLIRLPTLTAPVKGEPLVLYLLASDKAVGAVLLVDRQGVQTPVYYVSRTLNDPETRYAIMEKLVLALIHASRRLRIYFANHVIHVLTNYNIGNIPARPEISGRLVKWAIELGGHNVVFRPRPAIKGQVLADFMTEVPDDKERECKAMEKAERQHTEEPWLLYTDGASNEDGAGAGLRLISPDKHEFTYAIRLDFKSTNNEAEYEAFLAGLRLAIKMGVKHIEAHIDSMLVARQINGQYDAKGDVMALYLNQAKTLLQNFYSYKVHHINRSENKPADALSKLASTSLQHLAKDVHIEVLSNPSVPLREVSVIQVGATSWMTPIIMYPNRVYLWRTKPRQEKCNTNPNTTRWSTEYCIGNPI; this is translated from the coding sequence atggaagaaggaaagtttcTGGGGTTCATCGTAACAAAAGACGGGTTCAAAGTCAATCCTGATAAGGTACAAGCGATCGAGCGAATGCCTTCACCATCAACAATCAAGGAAATGCAAAAATTGGCTGGATGGTTAGCAGCACTAAACCGTTTCCTAGCCAATCACACAGCAAAGTCATTTCCGTTCATCAAAACACTCCGCAATTGCATGAAGAAAAGTCAATTTCAGTGGACTCCGGAAGCCGAGAGCACATTCCGAGAGATGAAAGATTGTCTCATAAGACTACCAACACTAACGGCGCCAGTAAAAGGGGAACCCCTAGTATTATATCTGTTAGCATCTGATAAGGCAGTTGGAGCAGTTCTGCTCGTAGACCGCCAAGGTGTTCAAACACCAGTTTATTATGTGTCACGCACCCTAAACGATCCAGAAACACGGTACGCCATAATGGAAAAACTAGTCCTGGCACTGATCCATGCGTCAAGGCGTTTGCGCATATACTTCGCTAACCACGTCATTCATGTGCTAACAAACTACAACATCGGCAACATCCCCGCGAGGCCCGAGATATCTGGAAGGTTAGTAAAATGGGCCATAGAGCTGGGAGGCCACAACGTGGTTTTCAGACCAAGACCAGCAATCAAAGGCCAGGTGTTGGCCGATTTCATGACAGAAGTACCCGACGACAAAGAGAGAGAGTGCAAGGCAATGGAAAAAGCTGAAAGGCAACATACAGAAGAGCCATGGCTACTGTACACAGACGGCGCGTCCAATGAAGATGGCGCAGGCGCAGGACTTAGGCTGATAAGTCCAGATAAACACGAATTCACGTACGCCATCAGGCTAGATTTCAAAAGCACTAATAACGAAGCCGAATACGAAGCTTTTCTTGCCGGTTTGAGATTGGCAATCAAGATGGGAGTCAAACACATTGAGGCGCACATAGACTCCATGTTAGTAGCCAGGCAAATCAATGGCCAGTACGACGCCAAAGGAGACGTGATGGCACTATACTTGAATCAAGCAAAGACATTGTTGCAAAACTTCTATTCCTACAAGGTGCACCACATCAACAGGAGCGAGAATAAACCAGCAGACGCGTTAAGTAAACTCGCATCCACAAGTTTACAACACCTAGCCAAGGATGTGCACATAGAAGTTTTGAGCAACCCGTCGGTACCACTAAGAGAAGTAAGTGTTATTCAAGTGGGAGCAACGTCGTGGATGACTCCGATAATTATGTATCCCAATCGGGTATACTTATGGAGAACAAAGCCGAGGCAAGAAAAGTGCAATACAAATCCGAACACTACCAGATGGTCGACGGAATATTGTATCGGAAATCCTATTTAG